In Juglans microcarpa x Juglans regia isolate MS1-56 chromosome 4S, Jm3101_v1.0, whole genome shotgun sequence, a single window of DNA contains:
- the LOC121262221 gene encoding disease resistance protein At4g27190-like, with amino-acid sequence MEEIVLAILAKIAEYTVQPVGRWLCYSCHYKSNMEYLKNQEMTLRDAQKEVERKVKTTSDNGDEIKDNVETWLKKVDDIIKKLGGGEEEAESRNSNVSCLNLKQRHQMSREAKEMVGNIAKLLEEGNFVGGVSHRPAVQDRVTPRNVDYMTLDSRISITKRIMEALGDANINKIGVWGSPGVGKSTLMKEIFRKAKEESLFDEVALANVTESPNLSQIQEEIANMLDLKLDPNCKTEMVRAGHLRARLEKDKEKKILVILDDIWKRLDLEQIGIIPSERCKVLLTSRDRHVLASEMVNEENNFKLDTLGEEEAWNLFEKMAGDFVKDDLDLRNTTIEVAKACGGLPIALVTVSRALKNKNLRIWKDALVQLTRPTAEHDTDIYKPVYTCIQLSYNHLVGRELQSLFLLCAQQGYYISYRDLLRYGFGLCLFYGIDTLDEARNRLENLVSKLQDACLLLQSPRSSEEFYMHDLVRNVATIIAKNDDPNMFVMRGDGGQKAWQDVDSLKRCEALSIHGGDHIHDKYLNEIECPKLRYFYVQCESRYLTTRSSSFQGMDKLEVLSLRNIQLSSLLPLTNLQTLCLDGCKLGDIHWIGELKTLVILSLAGSDISNLPGEIGSLTGLRLLDLTDCSKLKVIPPNVLSSLVKLEELYMRNIKVQWEVEGPNNEGKNASLVELKKLSHLITLEIDIKDANNLPKDLFSKELERYKICIGHMRGLYFWYRGEEAGFSRSLHFKLNMSSSQLDFGIKMLLKRIEYLYLDESNSTNSVLHELDREDFQQLKRLHILRSWHLPELRTSLKNLKVLIVHNCDKLRFIFSSSIARGLSLLEELKIRRCNNVGAIFVKEEEDGIEEVFCRLQTLVLMDLPNLMSFLSTRETNSEGNDHDLQVPLLHHQLSFPSLKMLQLAGLPKIKHVWSKEIFRFPDLFNLHVARCENLKSLFPTAAAATSLTQLKSLEIRDCGVLEEIVQREDRTDPTTRILFTSLTLLRLEGLPKLKWFFQGVRALESSSSKELHEQGGTLFGVDEVAFPKLTNLLLWNLPKIKRVCSKDPQTILRFQNLQRIHVSKCASLNSLFLASIGTCLKQLKQIRISDCGVLEEIVEAEGGETVERMLVFEFPQVTSLVLENLPRLECFYKGLHISKWPMLKKMVIEECEKVEVLFALGTVEERQYSQMSIKQPLFWVDKRPVPSLEILKISKMEKLEIIWNIKDSHQRDMYNFPKLLHIDVSLCESLKSLFPTASIAASLQELQSLIITGCGVLEEIVEREDGTDPTTRLSFPNLICLGLYGLPKLKWFFQGVHTLESSSSKELHEQGGTLFVVEEVGFPSLKLLDLYGLPKIKHVWSKDSQTIPSFQNLQVIIVGKCVSLKSLFPASIVRCLEQLEKIKIYDCGVEEIVAAEEGEAVEMTLVFPQVTSLCLENLERLEGVHDSKWSMLKEMRILECEKVKLLFPSLVMDKLEIMSRNVTIQKLWGSCYARCLHAMESYRLRSDLMKNYILWNDKKMFTRQIVRSIKAHHQSAPANSTSEQDSNQHDSKAADALTNSAQRNIADDSRRLVQC; translated from the exons ATGGAGGAGATCGTTCTTGCAATTTTAGCGAAAATCGCAGAGTACACTGTTCAACCAGTTGGACGGTGGCTATGTTATTCATGTCACTACAAGAGCAACATGGAGTATCTGAAGAATCAGGAAATGACGCTGCGGGATGCTCAGAAAGAGGTTGAACGCAAGGTTAAAACTACTTCAGATAACGgcgatgaaataaaagataatgtaGAAACGTGGTTGAAAAAGGTGGACGATATTATCAAGAAACTTGGTGGAGGTGAAGAAGAAGCGGAATCGAGGAACTCTAATGTGTCATGCCTGAACTTGAAGCAACGACATCAGATGAGCCGGGAAGCAAAGGAGATGGTGGGTAATATTgcaaaacttcttgaagaagGAAACTTCGTCGGCGGCGTTTCCCATCGTCCTGCTGTGCAAGATAGGGTGACTCCAAGAAACGTGGATTACATGACCTTGGATTCGAGGATATCAATTACGAAGAGAATTATGGAGGCATTGGGAGATGCTAATATTAACAAGATCGGCGTGTGGGGGTCGCCTGGAGTTGGAAAGAGTACACTGATGAAAGAAATTTTCAGGAAAGCCAAGGAAGAAAGCTTATTCGATGAGGTGGCTCTGGCAAATGTGACGGAAAGCCCAAACCTAAGTCaaattcaagaagaaattgCAAACATGCTAGATCTAAAGCTTGATCCTAATTGTAAAACTGAAATGGTAAGAGCAGGCCATCTACGGGCGAGGTTAGAAAAAgacaaggagaagaagatactTGTTATCTTGGATGATATATGGAAGCGACTTGATTTGGAGCAAATAGGAATTATTCCTTCCGAAAGATGCAAAGTACTACTCACATCCAGAGATCGACATGTACTAGCTTCTGAGATGGTCAACGAAGAGAACAACTTTAAACTCGACACTttaggagaagaagaagcatgGAACTTATTTGAAAAGATGGCAGGTGATTTTGTGAAAGATGATCTTGACTTGCGAAACACAACAATTGAGGTAGCTAAAGCGTGTGGAGGTCTTCCTATTGCACTTGTAACAGTTTCTAGGGCATTAAAGAACAAGAATTTGAGAATCTGGAAGGATGCCCTAGTGCAACTAACAAGACCCACTGCAGAACATGACACAGATATATATAAACCCGTATATACTTGTATACAGCTGAGCTATAATCATCTTGTTGGTAGAGAGCTCCAATCCCTCTTTTTGCTTTGTGCTCAACAAGGTTACTACATTTCCTATCGGGACTTGTTGAGATATGGTTTCGGTCTGTGTTTATTCTATGGCATTGATACATTGGATGAAGCAAGAAACAGACTAGAAAATTTAGTTAGTAAGCTCCAAGATGCTTGTTTGCTACTACAAAGTCCACGTAGCTCCGAGGAATTTTACATGCATGATCTTGTTCGTAATGTCGCTACAATCATTGCGAAAAATGATGATCCTAATATGTTTGTCATGAGAGGCGATGGTGGGCAAAAAGCATGGCAAGATGTGGATTCACTAAAAAGATGCGAGGCACTCTCTATTCATGGTGGAGATCATATCCATGATAAATATCTCAATGAAATAGAATGTCCTAAATTAAGATACTTTTATGTCCAGTGTGAATCTCGATATTTGACAACCCGAAGCAGTTCCTTCCAAGGGATGGACAAGCTCGAAGTTCTGAGTTTGAGAAATATACAACTTTCATCACTTTTGCCACTTACAAACCTACAAACATTGTGTCTTGATGGATGTAAGTTGGGAGATATTCATTGGATTGGAGAACTCAAGACTTTAGTAATTCTTAGTCTTGCTGGTTCTGACATTTCAAACTTGCCAGGAGAAATAGGGTCATTGACTGGTTTGCGGTTATTGGATTTGACCGATTGTTCCAAACTTAAAGTGATTCCTCCTAATGTCTTGTCAAGCTTGGTCAAGTTAGAAGAATTGTATATGCGAAACATCAAAGTCCAATGGGAAGTTGAAGGACCcaataatgaaggaaaaaatgCTAGCCTTGTAGAGCTAAAAAAATTGTCACACTTGATCACCTTAGAGATAGATATTAAAGATGCCAACAATCTACCGAAAGATTTGTTTTCTAAAGAGCTTGAGAGATACAAGATTTGCATTGGACATATGAGGGGTCTATATTTCTGGTATCGTGGGGAGGAGGCCGGCTTCTCAAGATCGTTGCATTTCAAACTGAATATGAGCAGCTCCCAATTGGACTTTGGGATCAAAATGCTACTAAAGAGGATAGAATATCTTTATCTAGACGAGTCGAACAGTACTAATAGTGTCTTGCATGAATTAGATAGAGAAGATTTTCAACAACTGAAGCGTCTCCATATCTTACGTAGTTGGCATCTCCCTGAGTTGAGGACATCCTTAAAAAACTTGAAAGTTTTAATCGTGCATAACTGTGATAAATTAAGATTTATCTTCTCATCATCGATAGCCAGAGGCCTTTCACTacttgaagaattgaagataaGAAGATGCAACAACGTGGGAGCAATATTcgtgaaagaagaagaagacggaaTAGAAGAGGTGTTCTGTCGACTGCAAACCTTGGTGCTAATGGATCTTCCAAACCTCATGAGCTTCTTAAGCACAAGAGAAACCAATTCGGAAGGCAACGACCATGATCTTCAGGTGCCGCTTCTACATCATCAG CTTTCCTTTCCTAGTTTGAAAATGCTGCAGCTGGCAGGTCTGCCCAAAATAAAGCATGTTTGGAGTAAAGAGATCTTCAGGTTTCCAGATCTATTTAATTTACATGTTGCcagatgtgagaatttgaaaagtttgtTTCCAACAGCCGCAGCGGCTACAAGTCTAACGCAATTGAAGTCTCTCGAGATAAGAGACTGTGGGGTACTGGAGGAAATTGTCCAGAGAGAAGACAGGACGGATCCAACAACGAGGATTTTATTCACTAGCCTAACTTTGCTAAGGCTTGAAGGGTTGCCAAAACTCAAGTGGTTTTTCCAAGGGGTGCGTGCTTTGGAATCGTCGTCATCTAAGGAATTACATGAGCAAGGAGGCACACTTTTCGGGGTTGATGAG GTTGCCTTTCCTAAATTGACAAATTTGCTTCTATGGAATCTACCCAAAATAAAGCGTGTATGTAGTAAAGACCCCCAAACAATTCTCAGGTTTCAGAATCTACAAAGAATTCATGTTTCAAAATGTGCGAGTCTTAATAGTTTGTTTCTAGCCTCGATCGGTACTTGTCTTAAGCAATTGAAGCAAATTAGAATTAGTGATTGTGGGGTACTGGAGGAAATTGTTGAGGCTGAAGGAGGAGAAACAGTGGAAAGGATGTTGGTGTTCGAGTTCCCTCAAGTAACTTCTTTGGTTCTTGAAAATTTACCGAGACTTGAGTGTTTTTACAAGGGACTGCATATTTCAAAATGGCCAATGCTAAAAAAGATGGTGATTGAAGAATGCGAGAAAGTTGAGGTACTATTTGCTTTAGGAACAGTTGAAGAGAGGCAGTATTCTCAGATGTCAATTAAACAACCCCTTTTCTGGGTGGATAAG AGGCCAGTCCCGAGCTTGGAGAtattgaaaatttctaaaatggAAAAGTTGGAAATTATATGGAACATCAAGGACTCCCATCAACGCGACATGTACAACTTTCCAAAACTACTTCATATTGATGTTTcattgtgtgagagtttgaaaagtttGTTTCCAACAGCCTCGATTGCTGCAAGTCTCCAGGAATTGCAGTCTCTCATAATAACAGGTTGTGGGGTATTAGAGGAAATTGTCGAGAGAGAAGACGGGACAGATCCAACAACGAGACTTTCATTCCCCAACCTAATTTGTCTAGGACTTTATGGGTTACCAAAACTCAAGTGGTTTTTTCAAGGGGTGCATACTTTGGAATCGTCGTCGTCCAAAGAATTGCACGAGCAGGGAGGCACTCTTTTCGTGGTTGAAGAG GTTGGCTTCCCAAGTTTGAAACTACTCGATCTGTATGGTCTACCCAAAATAAAGCATGTATGGAGTAAAGACTCTCAAACAATTCCCAGCTTTCAAAATCTACAAGTAATAATTGTTGGGAAATGTGTGAGTCTGAAAAGTTTGTTTCCAGCCTCGATTGTTAGATGTCTCGAGCAATTGgagaaaattaagatttatgACTGTGGGGTGGAGGAAATTGTTGCGGCTGAAGAAGGAGAAGCAGTAGAAATGACgttggtgttccctcaagtaaCTTCTCTATGTCTTGAAAATTTAGAGAGACTCGAGGGAGTGCATGATTCAAAATGGTCGATGCTGAAAGAGATGCGGATTCTTGAATGCGAGAAAGTTAAG CTCTTATTCCCGAGCTTGGTGATGGATAAGTTGGAAATTATGAGCCGGAATGTCACTATTCAAAAATTGTGGGGTTCTTGTTATGCAAGGTGTTTGCATGCCATGGAATCTTATCGGCTTAGAAgtgatttaatgaaaaattacatattatggAATGATAAGAAGATGTTTACACGCCAAATCGTGAGGAGTATTAAGGCTCACCATCAATCTGCTCCAGCGAATTCCACCTCAGAGCAGGATTCTAACCAACACGACTCCAAGGCAGCAGATGCACTAACAAACTCTGCACAAAGGAATATTGCAGATGATTCTAGAAGGCTCGTACAGTGCTGA